Genomic DNA from Brienomyrus brachyistius isolate T26 chromosome 22, BBRACH_0.4, whole genome shotgun sequence:
GCCGGCAGGGTGTGGTGGTGTTGGAGGCTGGGCGAGGTGTCAGGCGGTGGCTGCGCAGGTGCGAGCAGGGGCGGGGTGCCAGGCGGTGGCTGCGCAGGTGCGAGCAGGGGCGGGGTGCCCGCCGCCGACATTCCCGACGTTTCAACTCCGCTCCCTCTGCACGATGCCGGCTCCTCCGGAACGACTCTGCTTGTTGTAGCTTTCTGAAGCTAGCGCGCGGATAAATAGGACACTTACGAGCATGTTCAACTGACCGCCAATTATGTGTTATTATTTGAGGCCTGACAGaaatgcacatttgcatttaaatgacCAGCGATAATCTGTATCTCACCAGGAGGGTTGTGGCAAGTCAGTCTTAGTCATGgctatgacaaaatattcagtaaCGTCACAGTCCTACACTCTGCTGTTTAAATATTTGTTAATATTTTACAGATCTGAATGCAGCTCACCTTTGGTTCAGTTCACCAACTGGTTGTGTAATAAATTTCAGTTCAGAAAAGACCCACAAACCACTGATAGCGTAAGTACTGAATGTTCTTTGGCCTTTGAAACTGCAATATTACTCAGTGATCATCATCTATTCCAAAATGCACCATGTGCCAAAGATTTACTGCATAGTGTAACTGCACCTTGCAATATGCACAACGAATGTGGGAAATAAAATAGAGAAGTTTTTGGTAGCCGATACGGACTGGTTTAAAAATACTTGGATTGACCATAATTCCGATCTTTGGTACCACTGATAACAACCTACTCGTCGTTTtcattttctatttatttatttttgcacatTGGAATACAGAcgtcctctacttacaaactttcaattgttggagttagactccaccgagtccgttgatgaggaaaagatgcattcgtgaggcaaaggatggttgtaagtcagctctctttatttgttgtacagatcgatccgggagccaccctcagatgcacaaaagtacacaccaagggaagctcagctccctgttgtctgtgtctaacttttataccccgtttagggcgtctactgttcttgttggtctctttccagttgacgtaacatataactattgtttggacattgctggcgttagtccccacacccgttcccttttatcttatcttgttatgttgcaatttagcagcgtcagcgaccccctaccttgttatgtccccgcaggtcaagtgtaagcttaatgtcaccacgagcctgtcaatgtaccttctgctttccggaatttacttacactacgaggagggctggagccccccttctcttcctgcctgtgttccagtttgttcccctttctcagtgtgacaaagtttagcacgcaacctagccccccttcacaacttatgaactttcagacatacgaacaaagaggattgtgttcattgggctcccatttcctgttGGCAACATCTATAGTTCTTTGTACAAACGCTCCTTTaattacgaatgagatacgttccgaaggGCTGTTCGTaatttgaaatgttcgtaagtcgttattcaacatcattttaagggtatacgcaagtacagaGAACTAGGATACTAGGAGTACACGCGTTATGCTGCTGCATGGTgtgagtagcggccagaagtcacaCTAGGTGGAAATGGCACGCAGAAAagaaaattgatgttgcggacaggaaatgggagcccaatgaacacaatttggacttacagtcctcttcgtttgtatgtctgaaagtttgtaagttgaaagttcgtaagtagaggagcgtctgtacttgcgtatacccttaaaatgatgttgaataatgacttacgagcatttcaagttacgaacagccgttcggaacgtatcttgttcgcaagtagaggagtgtctgtaattGAAAATGGAGCAATTAAATGATTAAGTAATTGTTTACTCTGGTTCCCTTATTCACTCTTTATGGACAACGCAACATATGTTGATATAAATAGATGGCATGCAGATTGATTTTTTGCATACGGGGCATGAGTGGAATAACTGAAAACGGAACAATTAAATGCTTAACTAATTGTTTAGTCCCTTATTCACTCTTTGTTGACAACGCGACATATTTTGATATAAAAAGGTGGCATGCGTAAAATTAACTGCAGGGCAAATACTTTACCATATTGTGTACATTTGTGTATTGTCCATTTTGCAGCTGAAATTAGTGCACAACTGGTCTGGACAACATCCCATAGCTGCTTCTGTGGCTATTAAAGCTTGAGTAACAAAAAGACGTCTACATTTTAAGAAACATTGTGTGACATTTCGTTAGCCGATACCACTATATAATAAAGAGACCGGATAATCCATGtcactttgagctacttcagaTTTTTCAACCTACTTTAAACCGAATGGCTCCTGTGCTTGGCTGAATAGTTAAATTTTTCTTgcgctttgactggtttgtttccttgattgaaagactcatgcagctgtttcacattaacattagtgacacatgcatgattaggAAACTGACCAATCAGTATGCAGCAAGAACTCTGTGCTTAAATATAATCCAGATCCTTTTGATTGAAATGCTAGCTAACAAATCTTGTGCTAGCTgaaagtgtcctccctgacatggattatctggccaCCCTATTATATAACATTAACATTATAGCCTAGCCTGACTAATTATGATGCTGGTCCCAACTGGACATTTTGAAAGTGTCTGTCTGATTCATGCATATCCATTAAAACAAAACGAGCATAATGACAGCATGTAGCTGGCTTTTAAAACTGAAGCGATTTGAAATCGTGATTTTAGCCAAATGTGAATTAATACCTTTGACTGACCGTTTCTGTTTATTTAAATTTCTTTAGTTTTTCCAGAAAATGCTATGCACATGGAGACCTTAAACTCTTTTAgtgtgattattttatgtttataatTGGATATTTAATGTCATGGGATCTCACGCAAAACTTGAAGGACTATTGTAGGGTAAATCACAGACAAGGCCCCTAGGGGCCTCTACCACAGGGGTCAGTAACCTACTACAGTTCAGAATCTTATTAAGAATTAAATCGTTATAttaaaaagcttattttaaggGCACAGTTGGTTTTAAGATATGCTTACCTCACGTTAGATTATTGTATTGTAGCGCCGGTGGGATTTGCACGTTCCAGCATGCTGCGCGAGTAACTGTAAATTAATCCTTCTTGTGTTCTGTGTATATCTTACATGAACCATGTTCGATCCTCACGTATCCTTCGTTATTGTATAAATTACCCACCTCTGTGTGTACCTTTCTGTCCAGGATCTGACCAACTTGTGAGTCCATGTTACGGTTGCTCCAATGGTCGTTAGGTGTCTTTGATAGTTCTGTTAAGAAACTTCATAAAGGAGACTTGCTCCTTTCTGCCCGCAAGCCTTCTGCTTATTCACTGCCGCTGCTACGATGTCTCGGTCCGCCCGTTATGGGAGTATTTGAATATGTCATATATGGAAGGTGCTAGGTAAGACACGTGTCCTATTTTCAATGTTATTTATTAACTTTGTTTTTAATGCGCAGAGTCGTTTCAATGAAACACAAGTATTAGACAATGTGCGCTAATGGCCCGTGCTGTCAGAGTCAAATCTCTGGTTTcgggaggaaaaaaaagatcCCATCACATATTGTCACATACCCCCTTTTCGTGGATTTGGCTACTCTATTAGGTGTTACTTCTGCAGCAAGCGGCGAAAACGTATAACAGCTCCGAAATCTTTTCATGATTGCGTAGTAACAGGAGGATTTTTTACGCATCCTTAGTTGAAGGCTGTTTTTTCAGTGTTTCATTCTTATAATTCCACTTCATTGTTTAATGATACTTGTGAACTTCTCAGAAATAAGTACAAAGAATACATGTAGACCTACGTGTATTGCCGAAGGCAAATAACTATCCAGAGCCAGTTCGGTAAGACAAGGATTTGCACACACAATACAAACTAACTTGTATGAATAGTAgagtctccccctgctggcaTTACAATAATATGGCCAAATGTTACTTGAATCCATATTACGTTAGTCATGCTCCGCATAATAACGTTTCTATCAGCGAAGCACCACACATTCGTCGGTGGTGCAGTAAGATTATGACGGAGCAAACAAACTCCTATCGCCTAGTGACGTCATAACGCGTTACGTGTTTGTGGCGATGCTGGTGTGAACAAACTTACTACACAGCCAGTCCTATAAAAGTGTAGCGCATACaattatatacagtacataatacttgataatgataataagcaactgttactggtttatgtactTACTATACAGTACTTTTTACAGTACTAATCTACTTAAAAAAACGTTACTGTAGCCTAGGTGTGTAGTACACTAACAACGCGTTTCTTGGAACATATCTCCGTCGTGCGAGGCGTGACTGTATTACATCATCAGGAAGGAGGGGGGCATGAATACCCCAGTCTGGGTACCCCAGGAGATTCTGGAGGCTCAGCACTGTGTAGGGGCCCCTCACCCCACAATGTGACGTTGAGGGCCCCCACTCTGGTCCATAATTCTTCAGATTAGAAGTGCCAAACAAAGTGGGGCGGGGGGCAAAGTCACACTTAGGGGGCCTACAATTTCTAGCTATGGCCTTGGGTCATGGAATCTCTACAcgcaaatattaaaatattaaaagaaaaagatGCATCTCTTACAACAGTTTTTAATTCATTATAGGAAAGACGATGGTCTTACCATTATGCTGTGTGACATGAAATAAAATGCAGCTCAAAAGAGGAGATGGAAAAGACAATGTTGGTAAGAAATTTGTGTATATAATGGGTTTATTATATAAAACATGGTCGTGCAGGTGCCCAGGCGGTCAACAGGCTGTGTGAAAGGCAGGATGATGTGGCGCTTTCTTCAGCGTTTCCAGGAAGATCTGCTCATCCAGCAGGAAGTCCCGGTCCTGTATGGATCAGGGGCGGTTCTGTCACTCTCACTCAATCTGGCCACTTGTATAAAGTCGTACAGGCAGAATCTCAGAAAAGCCTTATGGTAACATAtctggatgtgggggggggcgggtggggggtaTGGCCACAATAGATCCAGAACAGGAAACTAAATGCTCAGGTGTCTGCTGGAGCTCAGATGTTCACGCAAAGGCGCGTGAAACATGGCCTGGTTGGGACGATCGTCGAGTCACGGTAAAAAGTGCGACTGTGAGATGGTACCTTTTCCGCCGTGTGCCTGAGGAGGGCAAGTTTTAGGTGAAGCTCAGGAGCTGCTGTCGGGCTCAGGAGGGCTGTAGACTGGGGGGGTAATGTGGAGGGAGGCAGACCCAGCGCTGGAGCCACATCTAACAGGTAAAGGGTGTGTTAGCCGGGCCAGAACCGCACCACACATAACGATATATTACAGTATGTGCGTTAACACACTGCACAGAGAGGCGTTACATCAGAACTGCTGACCTTCTGATTGGTAGAGAGTGCGTAACTTAACAAAGATGGGAGATTTCACAAATTTAAAGTTGCTGGTATGTACGGATGAGAGAGAGGCTCTATGTGACCGTACCTGTGAGGATGGGGGCGGCAGGAAGCTGGGGGCTGATGGGGAGCCCTCGCCTCAAGTGCTCCACCTCCTGGCGCTGTTCTGCTATGTGCTTTCGTTCCTGCAGGGTAACAAACTCACCTTTATCTATAATAGCCATTTTCCTGGCTACACAAAATCAGCCCCCACACCCATTCTCAGGCCCCGCCCCACGGACTCTTGCCTGGTTCAGGAGCTGCTCCTGGCTCCGCAGCCGCTCCACCTGGGTGCGGATGCTGCTCAGGCGGGTGTGGTGCTCCTCCTCCACCCGCCGCGCCTCCTGCAgagctctctccccctcctcGTACCTGTCTGAGGCCAGCTGCCACAAGGGGGCACAATTTCTTTTCAGTTCATTTCAAATTTTAGCTTGAATTACTAAGACTGATTTGGGATGATGTACAGCATCATTGTAAATGTGTGTTAAGTTAAAATGTTAAGGGAAATTTGATAAATCCTTCAGTGCACATGGCTGTCAAAGAGCGTCACATGACCGGGAGATGGGGTCGTTGCCATGACGAACCTTGCTGAAGGCCTCCACCTCCTGAGCCCGTGTCTTGAGGTGCAGGGCGGCTGTGCTCAGCTTCTCCTTCTCCCTGTCCAGCTCCGCCCTCTGGCGTTCCAGTTCCGCCTTCTCCTTGGCCGCCATCTCCTCATGAAGCCGCAACTCTCCTGCACGTAGCTTCAGGTCGGCGTGCTCCTGCacgagtggggggtgggggtgcgtaACTGCTGAATGACAAACGCCACTCACCAGCGAGAAAATGGCAAAGTTTCGGGAAGGTGGTGTGATGCGGCCCAGCCCACTACCTGGGCCATGCTGATGATGGTGCCCTCGCGGTGGGCATCCCTCTCCAGGGCCCGGCTGGCTTCCCGCTCCGCACGCTCCTGCTGCAGCTTCTCCTGCGCATGCAGCTGCGCCCACTCGGCTGCCAGCCTCCGACGCTCATCCGCACAGCGCTGCATCACAGCCTGCTGCTCCTCCAGCAGGGCACTCTGGAAAGATGGAGAAGGGGGTGAAGCGAGTGAGGTGGCTGGACCTGCAACAATCTGGAGCATGGTGCAATGCATGAGCCTCAGGCTCCACCCCCTGAAAACCCACATCCCCTGCACAAGCTCCACCCACCTTTGCTTTTTccagctcctccctctccaCAGAAAGGCGCTGCATTAAGGCCCGCCTCTCTTCCtccagccccctctgggctgatTCTGCCTTGGCCTGTTCTCCCGACACCCTCCATCGCTCctgacacaggcacacatgggcTTGACATGGCATGTGCGTGACACCAACACGGGATGACCTCAGGACCTCACAGGCGTCCCAAAGCACTGCCCCTAGTTccagtgacctctgaccttttcCAGCTGCCTCTGTTGTTCCGCTAGCTGCATGCCCATCCTGTCGATGACCTCCTTCAGCCGCGCACGTTCCTCAACCATGTGGCTCTGCTGCTGGTCTAGCCGTTCCTGCAGAACTTGCATATGGAGCAGTGAATTATAAGAGGCTGTGTTCAAATTGACCACCAGGAGGCATAGTGTTTAAGGGTCTGGAACTGTGATCAAAAAGGTAAATTCTGGGTCCTGAGCTTAGCACCTGCCCTGAATGCGACATGACACATGACAGGCGTGGGGGCATCCAGTCACTTGGAAGTGGACGTGTTTTTAACGGAAAGCAATTCTGAGCAAGTATCCCAGATACTCCGCAGTAACCAGTAAAACTGAAGATGGCTTTGGGTGAAGTGGACGAGCTCGCGGCCTGTCGTACCTCGGAGCTGCTGGTCCCTGTGCCGCGCGCCCTGCTCCAGTCCCTGTGCCGTGTGCTCATGCGTGCTCTCCACACGTGAGGACAGCTCGCCCAGCCGCCGGGAGAACTGCTCCATCTGATCGATCACCACTGTCAGAGACCTGCACGCGGACAGGGGGACTGCGTGTGTAGCTCAggcatgctgtgtgtgtgtatgtctgcgtGAGAATGTTTAGGAGTGTCTGACCTGGTCTGAGACGTCGCGCTGGTCACAGCGTCGatctcctcctccttcagctGCTTCAGCCTCTGCACCTGCTCCTCATGGTCCTTCTTCATCTCTAGGATGGATCTCCTAGCAAAGGGGAAAATCCAAGATGGCAGACGATGCCACCAGGCATGGCCATGCAGACAGCCCCCTGTCGGCGTCCCGGCTCCGTACCGCTGCAGTTCCCGGAGGCGCTCCACCTCGCGGTCCCGCTCCTGCTGATTCTGGGCCAGCCGGCGCTGGTATTGCGCCTGCAGCTCGGCCCGCTCCTGCTCCGCCAGCCGGGTGACACTGGCCAGGCGCTCCGCCAGGCCCTCGCTCTCCTGCCGCATCCGCACCTCCCTCTCGGCCGCCGACTCCTCCAGCATCTTCACCCTGGACTTGTGAGCCGCTTCCATGAGCTCGGTGTCCTGACCGTGCCTCTGCTGCACACTGTCCAGCAGCATCTTCAGCTGGTCGCGTTCCAGCTGCAGGCTCCGCACCTGCCACCGGGGGCACCGTTCAACGACTGTGAAACGGCCGCATACACAAACCCATGAGCAAGCTAAGCAAGCCCCACTGGGCATTCCTTACCTGGCCTTCTAGCTGGATCATGCTGGTTTGCAGGGACAGCTCCCCCGCCTGCTGCTCCGGTCCCTTCCTCTGCACGGCGCCCCCTGTCCCCGGCAGTGGGGACTGCAGCAACTATCAGAATCAGAACTCGCATTACTGCCAGTGTGTGTGAACGTACCAGAATTGTTTGCAGTTCACTGCCGAACATGAAGAATTGCAAGACATTGCACTACatgcaaaaaaagagaaaagactACAAATAAGGGAATATAGGTTAACATTAGACGTCTTAAAAAGTCTAAGTGGAACACGAGAACTAATGCAAAAACCATTTTATTGCAAGTTGAAAGGATATCGCACATATTCTATGAAGGGAAGGTGTCTAAAAAGATGTCAGTAGCTAAAAAGACAGAGAAACCTGAGAAGGAAGAGTAAGATCTGACACCCGGCAGGCTGCCTGGAAGCTGATCAGGGAAGCGTGGAACGGGTACGACACTGACACATTGTCTGGGGGACGAGGACGGCCGGTTTTAAACAGGCTTACCTGAATGGGTGCACTGTTCCCCCCCATTATCTCGGGTGGCACTGGAAGATACAGAAGCTGCATTCACTATTACTATTCAATGGGCTGACTGTTATCGTGTTCCAAGGATGAATattaccagaggtggaaagttcagatccAGAGAGTAGAAACCCAGACCGACCATAGTACTCTGTGACAGCGACTTTttacactcaactggttggttcagTGGGAAAACAGGATTCCAGTTCTGTATGGGGAGTGTTCGCTGCTATGACAGTGGTGGATTGCGAGGGAAGACTGGGTCCCGTATTCTTCTGGTGAGTGAGGGTGCTGCCTAGCTCGAGTCCACGAGTCAAGCCCACTTGACCCAGAATCTAATAGGGTGGGGCTCTTTGATCTGATTGGAGACTGCCTCTTTAGGTAGAATGTCCTGCACGTGCTCACTGGGAGTCTGCACAGGGTATGGAAGCCTGTAGCGTTCACGTTCTGTGGTACTACTTGATAAAAGGGTGCCTTGGAGAAAGATCGGCACTAGCCGATTTTGTTAAGTTCACTTTAAAATTCCACACTGCTACTAATGTATATCTCTGGCTATTTGCTGAAGTAAGTGAATTCAAGGGTACATTTAAACCAAAGCATGAACACGAAATGGCATGATGACTGAACAACTGCCACCGTGACAATGAGGTCTGCATACCCTACACTAAAGAAATATGATGCACACTgtacagataggcctacactGTAAGGTAGCTGGCTCATTAGGATGGTAATATAGATAGCAACAATTCCCAGCTACCTGTATGACTGACAGTTGGCAGTGTGGACCGGCGGCAGTGTGGACCGGTGGCAGTGTGGACCGGCGGCAGTGTGGACCGGCGGCAGTGTGGACCGGCGGCAGTGTGGACCGGTGGCTAGCACTGTTACCTAATTTCCAAGGCTGGGAGTTTgactgagggttagggttagattttTCTTTAAAGGCCAAACCCGTTTCCAAAAACATATAATTAGGCTAATTAGCACCTGAATGCCTGTGGCGTGCATAACCCGGGAGCGGAATGTCCCTCCCGCCTTGTGCGCTAGGCTGACTGGGACAGGATCCAGACCCGTCTACCACTCTATACCGGATAAACAAagggaagatgggtggatgacTTACCAGGTTTGGGTAGGCCCTCCTTCACTGGACTTGAATGACGAGATGGAGTGTCTTGCATGCTCGAGGTCTCCCATGGCAATGAGGAACTGATGGGACAACAATGAGCAATATCTAGATACATTCAGTTCattcacataataataataagcctGCTGTTCCctacattaatattttagggttGAGGGCCATATTGTCTGATTTACAATAGACCTCCCCGTTAACCCTTGTCTCATACCTCGATTCCTTGGTAGGTACAGCGTCTTCCCCTTTCCTCCTAGGAGTTGGTGGTGACCTGAGTTTACTCCTAAATAGGGAATTACGTTCATTAGAAATCTCTCCAACAGAAGAGGGCATCTTGTGTCACGTGACCTGCAATTTACTGCAGCTGTGGTTTTAGCTTTTCCATTTTGTCAGAATTTTTAGGTTGGATTTTGAAAGGCAACAAATGCAAAGCTTGCGTTGGCCGAGCCAAGCCTACGTGAGGAAGGAGTCCAGGTCCACCTCATCGCCGCCACCCTGGGGGTCTCGGGGCACGGCCGCCTTGGCGGCTGCAAGGTTCTTCTTCCGGGTCAGTGCTCCTGCCAGCCAGTCTTTGGCCTCCTCGCTAGCAGGAGCGTTTGGTAGGGGCGGCTTCCCGTCAGATGAAGGGCGCTCACTTCCCTGCGAGGCTCCCATTGGCGGTGGGGCTCCCTGGCCACCATTCACCTCTggatcctcctcctgctcctccggATCCCGGCTAAGGCCTAGCCAATCAGCGGCGGGGTTACTGGGGCGTGAATGAAGGGGAGGGGCTAGTCGCGGCTTCTCCTCCAGCATTTGGCTGTCGTGCTGAAGCGTTGGCCTACTGGCTGCCGGCTTGCTGTGGCGCTTAGCAGAGGGAGAGCCAGCGATGGGGGATTTGGGCTTCCCCTCTGGCGACCGGCTGCCAGTCTCCTCTGCTGAAAACCTGAACGTGAGGGGAGAGGCGCGTGACCAATGGTACCTTCAACTGCAGAGGTGAGGACCTTCGAGAGTAAAGTCGGTCACACCTGACTGACTGCCTTTGTGACTGCCGGCTCTCTGGCGTGGAGACCACAGTGGGCTGGTAGGAGCCAAACGTGAAGTCACCGTCCCCAAAGGCAGAGTCTGGGGAGAGGGCACACACCACGGCATTACATCATGCGTAACCCCCACACCCAAGATGATTCAGAATGGAACCCATTTAGTGCCGCATACACAGAATAACcgaagccagtgtttcccaacccagtccttgaggaCACAGACAGTCCAAGTTTATGCCCCCTAAGGACcggcttgggaaacactgacgtaAGCAACCAAATATAGCAGGATGTGAACTCTGGTGGTAAATGCTGCTACCTTTGGCAATTGCTGGCTTCTCCATAAGTACTTCCTTCTTCTCGCCAGTAGGGGGGCGCTCAAGCAGGCGTGGAGATGTCCCCCGGCCCAGAATCTCATCCAGCCTAGTTGTGACCAGCTGTGGGGGCTCActgcatggagggggggggggcagggacctGCATGCATTAAACTGGTAAACCCAATGGTTagtcggggggggggattctgctGTTATACCCTTGAGGAAGGTACTGAACATATTTCACTAAAGCACCCATCTAGGTCAATAGGTTCAATTTGTAAGTTGCTCTGAGGAAAAGCAAAGAAGCAAACAAAATATGCAGAACGAGGGCAGGCCCTGTAACGACACATTATGTAATACGTACTAACTCGACAGAATGTAACAAATTCaatgataataacaataataacaatgataatgGTGACAATAATAGGAGGATGCAATATAAAACTACAATGTAGTCTATAAATGTGTAACATTTTGTTGAGTCATTACATAATGTGGTGTTTTTACGTAATGCCTTGTTACATGGTGTATAAAcaacacattatgtaataacattGCATTATGTGAAGAAAATGTGTTACATAATGCtgcattattacataatgcattgttaCAAGCCCACACCTCGGCCTCTTGTGGGGCAGAATTCCCCCCTTCCCCTTTGGACTCTCTCCAAAGCCCAGGGCGTCCATCAggtcgtcctcgtcctcatcaaACGTCAGCTCGTTCCGCTTTCCGGGAGCCCGGCTCGGTGAGGCTGCAGTGGGACGAGTGGTCTTTCAGCCACCTCTGGTCAGCTCAGGAACACGGGGAGCGCGGAGCCATCACTCACCCATCTCTCTCGCCTTAATGACGGGGGACTCGGACACAGGCAGACCTCTCTGCTCAGAAACGGCATCGCTGACGGCCATCTTTGTTTCCTTTCTATCGTCCAGTAGATCAGCCAGTGGGTCATCAGTGTCTGCAGGAAGTACACGTCCAGGCCAGATCACAAGGGAAGGCTGCCTTATGCAGCGGCCTAAATGCAGTGTGTATCCTTACCATCCcccgaacaaaatacaaaaatgctaAAGCTATGATTGAATCAATCGGATTGAAAAGCAGGATCGTAAAGGGAGATGAGTCACATTTGAGCATCTGCTCCACATCGTTCTACATTTAACATTCCTCAGGTACCTTTTTTGTCCTCCTCATCTGACGCATTGCAGAAAAGGGGAAGGAAAGGCCATAGTTAATGGCGTATGACACTGTGAAGCGTCACACAGCAGGGATAACTAGACAGAGCCCAAGAGCTTACGCACCGCCAGGGTCAAGCGATGGCAACTGCCCGATATGGATCagcacacctggccattacacccacagggACCTTCATGACGTCCCATTCTAACTCCATAGGCATCGATGTGGAGTCGGTCCCTGaaaatgcctatggatttagaatgaagGTTCCTGTGGGTGTAACGGCCAGGTGTGCCAATGCGTTTGTCCATGCAGTGCCATTAACAAGTCGATCGTTTCGACCAATCGTATCGCCGTGTTCCTCCCCTCTCAAAATGCGACCATCGCGGAAGAcagaaacccatgtgggatacAGGACTGAGCTTCTGGCCAGTGACAGTGGTTTTTAATGAGCGGCTGTGGCCAAGGCGAGGTTGCGAGAGGCAGCGGAGCGGCGAGCGGTGCAGAGAGCCCTCTTACCGGCGAAGGTGAATCTCTTATAGCTGTGTGTGGCGGCCGCTGGGGCGGAGCTGGGCTTTTTGGCATCGCCGTTGGGAGAGTCTGCCAAATATGACAGAGATAATGTATGGAATggagacgcaggaaagggcgcCTTCAGCTGCATGGATACTTATACGAAGGCCTTCATATGAAGCGCTACAATACAGTGAAatacagaacatccatccacccatctgtaaccgcagggggtccggaggctcaaaggcagtgaacaacccaccacagggcacacaaacacacaccagtcacacac
This window encodes:
- the LOC125717714 gene encoding fas-binding factor 1 homolog isoform X6; translated protein: MSLKQKKGLKGSIDDVLGDLLGDDGSPVRTQPAVRVSGRSGVLTSRSGKRSLLDDDFFSKLAEEVGEDEVCLDLLSSLYGVKWCFSFSNWALMVWQASDVSEADPAALLENIKDMDEMDADLFAPKKKPSSAPLPATTKASGAGGAKQDPAHLVEGGALEPRHVIDSPNGDAKKPSSAPAAATHSYKRFTFADEEDKKDTDDPLADLLDDRKETKMAVSDAVSEQRGLPVSESPVIKAREMASPSRAPGKRNELTFDEDEDDLMDALGFGESPKGKGGILPHKRPSEPPQLVTTRLDEILGRGTSPRLLERPPTGEKKEVLMEKPAIAKDSAFGDGDFTFGSYQPTVVSTPESRQSQRQSVRFSAEETGSRSPEGKPKSPIAGSPSAKRHSKPAASRPTLQHDSQMLEEKPRLAPPLHSRPSNPAADWLGLSRDPEEQEEDPEVNGGQGAPPPMGASQGSERPSSDGKPPLPNAPASEEAKDWLAGALTRKKNLAAAKAAVPRDPQGGGDEVDLDSFLTSKLRSPPTPRRKGEDAVPTKESSSSLPWETSSMQDTPSRHSSPVKEGLPKPVPPEIMGGNSAPIQLLQSPLPGTGGAVQRKGPEQQAGELSLQTSMIQLEGQVRSLQLERDQLKMLLDSVQQRHGQDTELMEAAHKSRVKMLEESAAEREVRMRQESEGLAERLASVTRLAEQERAELQAQYQRRLAQNQQERDREVERLRELQRRSILEMKKDHEEQVQRLKQLKEEEIDAVTSATSQTRSLTVVIDQMEQFSRRLGELSSRVESTHEHTAQGLEQGARHRDQQLRVLQERLDQQQSHMVEERARLKEVIDRMGMQLAEQQRQLEKERWRVSGEQAKAESAQRGLEEERRALMQRLSVEREELEKAKSALLEEQQAVMQRCADERRRLAAEWAQLHAQEKLQQERAEREASRALERDAHREGTIISMAQQLRTPTPHSCRSTPT
- the LOC125717714 gene encoding fas-binding factor 1 homolog isoform X7; translation: MSLKQKKGLKGSIDDVLGDLLGDDGSPVRTQPAVRVSGRSGVLTSRSGKRSLLDDDFFSKLAEEVGEDEVCLDLLSSLYGVKWCFSFSNWALMVWQASDVSEADPAALLENIKDMDEMDADLFAPKKKPSSAPLPATTKASGAGGAKQDPAHLVEGGALEPRHVIDSPNGDAKKPSSAPAAATHSYKRFTFADEEDKKDTDDPLADLLDDRKETKMAVSDAVSEQRGLPVSESPVIKAREMASPSRAPGKRNELTFDEDEDDLMDALGFGESPKGKGGILPHKRPSEPPQLVTTRLDEILGRGTSPRLLERPPTGEKKEVLMEKPAIAKDSAFGDGDFTFGSYQPTVVSTPESRQSQRQSVRFSAEETGSRSPEGKPKSPIAGSPSAKRHSKPAASRPTLQHDSQMLEEKPRLAPPLHSRPSNPAADWLGLSRDPEEQEEDPEVNGGQGAPPPMGASQGSERPSSDGKPPLPNAPASEEAKDWLAGALTRKKNLAAAKAAVPRDPQGGGDEVDLDSFLTSKLRSPPTPRRKGEDAVPTKESSSSLPWETSSMQDTPSRHSSPVKEGLPKPVPPEIMGGNSAPIQLLQSPLPGTGGAVQRKGPEQQAGELSLQTSMIQLEGQVRSLQLERDQLKMLLDSVQQRHGQDTELMEAAHKSRVKMLEESAAEREVRMRQESEGLAERLASVTRLAEQERAELQAQYQRRLAQNQQERDREVERLRELQRRSILEMKKDHEEQVQRLKQLKEEEIDAVTSATSQTRSLTVVIDQMEQFSRRLGELSSRVESTHEHTAQGLEQGARHRDQQLRVLQERLDQQQSHMVEERARLKEVIDRMGMQLAEQQRQLEKERWRVSGEQAKAESAQRGLEEERRALMQRLSVEREELEKAKSALLEEQQAVMQRCADERRRLAAEWAQLHAQEKLQQERAEREASRALERDAHREGTIISMAQLRTPTPHSCRSTPT